Below is a window of Rhodamnia argentea isolate NSW1041297 chromosome 11, ASM2092103v1, whole genome shotgun sequence DNA.
AGAGACATGATGGGTCGAGTTCTTCCATGGGGTACTGGGGATCATCATGCAAGAGAAAAGCCTTTGAAGGGACTTCGGGACATCCACATGCTGGTTCAAGTTCTGGTTACTATCCTCAAACTGAAGGCGTACCTTGGCCTCCTACTGGGCTGAGTTTGTCTCAACCTATGTCATGGAATTCTCCCGGCGCTCATTATCAGGAGCCACTGTACCCCAGAACtgggattggcatgagagaaGGTAACCCTTccccattttcttcttcaaggGTAACAGGAAATAGTGAGATTCCCCCGAGAAATTACAGTGGGCAGCTAAGCTCAGGACCTCAACAGGAGTCTGATCCATCGAGGAGTGCCAGGCGTGCTAATGCCTTTTCTCTTCAGCAATCACATAGATCTCGTCGGCCTAATCCTTTGGACCCAAGATTAGCATTTATGGTGGCAACCAATACGCACACACCACAGACAGAGTTGAATATGAGACCTCCCTCTGGTCCATCGAGAAACATGGATGCTGTTCCCTGGAATGCGACTTCTGCATTGAGAAGTAGCAATGTTTCAAGTTCTTTTCTTCCTGGAGAGGTAGTTGTCCAAGAGGGAGTAAATTTTAGAAGCAATTCGAGAAGCATTTCCGATGTTCACATGGTTCCATTAGCTGAGGCCAGAACGCTGCAAGATCCAGCAAGTTGGAGTTCAGCTGGTAGAAACACAAGTGGTCCAAATGGTCGTCCTACTGTTCTTGTGGATGCCAGTTCAAGTGTCCAGTCGTCACCTCCTTCCCGGATACCTATCCAATCACCAGTCCCATATGGAGAACAATTACTGGAATTGGCTCcttggtctctctctcctcctgttGATGGCGAGTTGAGCAGACGCAGTAGCCCCTTGCTCCCAATTCCATCAAGTGCATCTTCGTTGCAGGAGATAGCAGTCTCAACTGGAGCTAATAACCAAGGAAATCATCCTGAAAGCACAAGATCTTCCTCTGCAGATAGACGACTTGAAGGTGTGCATGAGTCCTGGCGTGCTTTAACAGCTAACGTAGAAGGGAGACAACGCGTTGTATCCGAGGTTCGTCTTCTAAATGTTTTAAGTTCTTTCAAGATCATAATTTATGCATATCTAATTGCTTTAGTTCTGGGTTGCCATTGCCTCAATCTGGCATGGTTTCCAGTTATTATCTTAGTTAGGAATGGTGATTAACTGAGTCCAGATTATGGATTAACATAAAATGGCAAATATTAAATAAGCATAACATGATATATCTCAATGTTCCAATGCTACTTTGGAAGGGACAGAACTAAATATGCTCGCTTGGAGGGAGGGAAAGTCAAAGCCAGTTGCTCTAGTATGAGTAAAAGCACACTCTTCTTCTCAATGAGACTGTTTTCTGACATGCTCTCTATAATCTGATGTACTTCGAAGTAGTTTATTGTAATTCATCAAGAGATGGAATTAGCTTCAGAAGAAAAGCTTGACCATTGATGAAAATTTGACCTCAATGATGTGAGAGGCCTATGATACTAGATGCATGCAAAACAATACATCTTTTACAAAGTTGAGTGCTCTCATAGCGGATACttccaa
It encodes the following:
- the LOC115735959 gene encoding E3 ubiquitin-protein ligase MBR2-like isoform X1; this translates as MQGQKSNSGSVPDNFDVNMGSFSHNNDLNQHSTLNNSSHLEGSRFSINMGSSSEATLANAVGHGIEDFTGWSLGHPSSILHQESQVSHEDRKGKQSCAPTMSGEGGSSSAGRQFERPNVFLPGLHISNQIPAGPVGFRNSSTNADPWRANLSERYAGHTAGPGASASPSPNNSRSQEADDMISDIASSANFGSLSSSSGQMEERHDGSSSSMGYWGSSCKRKAFEGTSGHPHAGSSSGYYPQTEGVPWPPTGLSLSQPMSWNSPGAHYQEPLYPRTGIGMREGNPSPFSSSRVTGNSEIPPRNYSGQLSSGPQQESDPSRSARRANAFSLQQSHRSRRPNPLDPRLAFMVATNTHTPQTELNMRPPSGPSRNMDAVPWNATSALRSSNVSSSFLPGEVVVQEGVNFRSNSRSISDVHMVPLAEARTLQDPASWSSAGRNTSGPNGRPTVLVDASSSVQSSPPSRIPIQSPVPYGEQLLELAPWSLSPPVDGELSRRSSPLLPIPSSASSLQEIAVSTGANNQGNHPESTRSSSADRRLEGVHESWRALTANVEGRQRVVSEILQVLEAMQRGERVRAEDYVIFQPFLTNGFGEMHDRHRDMRLDVDNMSYEELLALEERIGDVSTGLSEETIFKFLKRQKKNVSVAGELPQDVEPCCICQEEYAEGDDLGVLGCGHEFHADCIKQWLMRKNLCPICKTTGLPI
- the LOC115735959 gene encoding E3 ubiquitin-protein ligase MBR2-like isoform X2 — encoded protein: MQGQKSNSGSVPDNFDVNMGSFSHNNDLNQHSTLNNSSHLEGSRFSINMGSSSEATLANAVGHGIEDFTGWSLGHPSSILHQESQVSHEDRKGKQSCAPTMSGEGGSSSAGRQFERPNVFLPGLHISNQIPAGPVGFRNSSTNADPWRANLSERYAGHTAGPGASASPSPNNSRSQEADDMISDIASSANFGSLSSSSGQMEERHDGSSSSMGYWGSSCKRKAFEGTSGHPHAGSSSGYYPQTEGVPWPPTGLSLSQPMSWNSPGAHYQEPLYPRTGIGMREGNPSPFSSSRVTGNSEIPPRNYSGQLSSGPQQESDPSRSARRANAFSLQQSHRSRRPNPLDPRLAFMVATNTHTPQTELNMRPPSGPSRNMDAVPWNATSALRSSNVSSSFLPGEVVVQEGVNFRSNSRSISDVHMVPLAEARTLQDPASWSSAGRNTSGPNGRPTVLVDASSSVQSSPPSRIPIQSPVPYGEQLLELAPWSLSPPVDGELSRRSSPLLPIPSSASSLQEIAVSTGANNQGNHPESTRSSSADRRLEGVHESWRALTANVEGRQRVVSEILQVLEAMQRGERDYVIFQPFLTNGFGEMHDRHRDMRLDVDNMSYEELLALEERIGDVSTGLSEETIFKFLKRQKKNVSVAGELPQDVEPCCICQEEYAEGDDLGVLGCGHEFHADCIKQWLMRKNLCPICKTTGLPI
- the LOC115735959 gene encoding E3 ubiquitin-protein ligase MBR2-like isoform X3; the protein is MQGQKSNSGSVPDNFDVNMGSFSHNNDLNQHSTLNNSSHLEGSRFSINMGSSSEATLANAVGHGIEDFTGWSLGHPSSILHQESQVSHEDRKGKQSCAPTMSGEGGSSSAGRQFERPNVFLPGLHISNQIPAGPVGFRNSSTNADPWRANLSERYAGHTAGPGASASPSPNNSRSQEADDMISDIASSANFGSLSSSSGQMEERHDGSSSSMGYWGSSCKRKAFEGTSGHPHAGSSSGYYPQTEGVPWPPTGLSLSQPMSWNSPGAHYQEPLYPRTGIGMREGNPSPFSSSRVTGNSEIPPRNYSGQLSSGPQQESDPSRSARRANAFSLQQSHRSRRPNPLDPRLAFMVATNTHTPQTELNMRPPSGPSRNMDAVPWNATSALRSSNVSSSFLPGEVVVQEGVNFRSNSRSISDVHMVPLAEARTLQDPASWSSAGRNTSGPNGRPTVLVDASSSVQSSPPSRIPIQSPVPYGEQLLELAPWSLSPPVDGELSRRSSPLLPIPSSASSLQEIAVSTGANNQGNHPESTRSSSADRRLEGVHESWRALTANVEGRQRVVSEILQVLEAMQRGERVRAEPFLTNGFGEMHDRHRDMRLDVDNMSYEELLALEERIGDVSTGLSEETIFKFLKRQKKNVSVAGELPQDVEPCCICQEEYAEGDDLGVLGCGHEFHADCIKQWLMRKNLCPICKTTGLPI
- the LOC115735959 gene encoding E3 ubiquitin-protein ligase MBR2-like isoform X4, with the protein product MQGQKSNSGSVPDNFDVNMGSFSHNNDLNQHSTLNNSSHLEGSRFSINMGSSSEATLANAVGHGIEDFTGWSLGHPSSILHQESQVSHEDRKGKQSCAPTMSGEGGSSSAGRQFERPNVFLPGLHISNQIPAGPVGFRNSSTNADPWRANLSERYAGHTAGPGASASPSPNNSRSQEADDMISDIASSANFGSLSSSSGQMEERHDGSSSSMGYWGSSCKRKAFEGTSGHPHAGSSSGYYPQTEGVPWPPTGLSLSQPMSWNSPGAHYQEPLYPRTGIGMREGNPSPFSSSRVTGNSEIPPRNYSGQLSSGPQQESDPSRSARRANAFSLQQSHRSRRPNPLDPRLAFMVATNTHTPQTELNMRPPSGPSRNMDAVPWNATSALRSSNVSSSFLPGEVVVQEGVNFRSNSRSISDVHMVPLAEARTLQDPASWSSAGRNTSGPNGRPTVLVDASSSVQSSPPSRIPIQSPVPYGEQLLELAPWSLSPPVDGELSRRSSPLLPIPSSASSLQEIAVSTGANNQGNHPESTRSSSADRRLEGVHESWRALTANVEGRQRVVSEILQVLEAMQRGERPFLTNGFGEMHDRHRDMRLDVDNMSYEELLALEERIGDVSTGLSEETIFKFLKRQKKNVSVAGELPQDVEPCCICQEEYAEGDDLGVLGCGHEFHADCIKQWLMRKNLCPICKTTGLPI